TGACTACGCTCAGGAGTATCCATTTATGGTTCAGGCTCAGCCAGATGAGTATGTAGTAGGCGAAGTATACGAAGTAAATCCTGAACTGCTTAATGATTTACACATTTTAGAAGATATAGCTAATAATTTGTACAAGTTTATCTTTTTAGAGTCAGAAGCGTGTTATACCTATGTTAAATTTGATCAGGAGGTTAGTCGTCTGCAAAAAATTAAAGGAGGCGACTGGATAAAGTATATTCATAACATTTAGCTGTGTATGTCCGTACAAAGCTCAAAGTGGCATTAATAATTTTTAGGGTAATGATGATTTTTTTCCACAAATTTTGTGGAATATTGTCGCATATCTTACAAAAGATAAAGTGTGGTATGTGAATATTTCAATTTTATATTGTTTATTTATCACAACATAATACCTCTGTTTATTGAAATAAAGCCTATCTTTACGTTTTTATCCTATTATTGAGCGTTGCCATAATATTTTTAGTACTAAATATGAAGTGAAGACTTTATTTAGTTATTACATCGGTTCATTTTTTGGGAAAGTTTATGGTCGCGTTTTATGTATCCAGATATTGAGTATCCATTTATAATGAAAGGCAAGAAAATTCTTATACTAGATGACGAAAAAGAAATTTGCTTTTTACTTTCAGCATTGCTTAAACAAATGGGGTATATCCCCGATCAGGCCTATACAATAGAAGAAGCCCTGGGCAAGTTTAATCAAAATCAGTACGATCTTGTATTTTTAGATCTGAACCTACCTGATGGCTTAGGGTATCATTTGGTACCTCTCATCAAAAAGCGCCTCCCTCGCGCCAAAATTATCATGATCAGTGCTCATGACGGAATGCTCAAGCAGATACAGTCTGAAGTAGAAGGCATAGACTACTTTATTGACAAGCCTTTCAACAAAGCCAAAATAAATGAAGCACTTGGTAAAATAGATATGCTTAAATTTGCTTCAGGGTAGAAAGAGATTTTATCTCTTTTTTTGTTTCCGTAACTTTACATAATTGTCTCAATTTATTGTAAATTAAACCTACTTTTACTTACTATTTTGCTGCTTAATGGCTAAAAAAATACTTATTGTTGACGATGATCAGGACATTCGTCTGTTGCTGGATAAGTTTCTTTCCAAAAAAGGTTACGAAACCAAAACCGCATCAGACAGTGCTACTGCTATAGATATACTTAAATCTCATAAGTGTGACCTTGTACTATGTGATTTTAAACTACCTGACCTTAATGGCTTAGAGCTAATTCAAAAAATTAAGGTGATCAACCCAGAAGCTGCACTTCTGGTAATTACCGGTTACTCGGATGTTAAGGTAGCCGTACAGGCTATCAAACTGGGCGCTTACGACTATGTAACCAAGCCCCTATATCCAGATGAGATTCTGATGACTATTGAGCAGGCGCTTAATAGCAAAAAGAATCAGAATAAGCCCAAAAAGCCTAAGGAGAAGAAATTTATTATCGGAGATAGCCCTCAGGCCAATCAGGTAATGAAGCACATTAGACTGATTGCTCCTACCGATATGTCGGTAATTATTCAGGGTGAAACCGGAACAGGTAAAGAGTTTGTAGCCAACGAAATTCATAACCTAAGTAAGAGAAAATCAGCACCTTTTATAGCAATAGATTGTGGTGCATTGCCTAAAGATCTGGCAGGAAGCGAGCTTTTTGGTCACGTAAAAGGGGCATTTACCGGTGCGCTAAACGATAAAGAAGGTAGCTTTGAAACCGCCAATGGAGGTACGCTCTTTTTGGATGAAATAGGTAACCTTTCTTACGAGAATCAGGTGAAGCTTTTGCGTGTTATTCAGGAGAGAAGGATCAAAAAGATTGGAGGTACAAAGGATATTCCTATAGACGTGCGCCTGATCGTAGCTACTAATGAAAACCTGGTAGAAGCAGTAAAAAAAGGTGAATTTAGAGAAGATTTATATCACCGTTTCAACGAATTTAAAATTGGCCTCGCTCCCTTAAGAGAGCGTAGTACAGATATCAAAGTATTTGCCCGCCACTTCCTCGTTAATGCCAACAATGAACTGGGCAAAGATGTAAAAGACTTTGACCCGGAGGTACTGGCTAAAATGAAAGATTACTACTGGCATGGTAACCTGAGAGAGCTATACAATGTGGTAAAGCGATCTGTGCTTCTGGCCCAAACCGATATGATTACTTTGGAATGTCTTCCTGAGGAGATTAAATCTCCGGTTTACTTTGAACAGTCCGAGCCGGTAGCAGGGGGTGGAGGAGCTTCTCCTGACGAGCCAGCTAATCTTAAGTCTGTATCTAAAATAGCTGAGCGAGAGGCAATTATCAGTGTATTAGAAAAGACCGGTTACAATAAAACCAAAGCTGCAGACGTACTAAACATTGATAGGAAAACACTCTACAACAAAATGAAATCCTATAATATAGATTTATAATCCATTTAATTTTTTGAGCTATATACTATATGAATAGTACTTTTTCTTTCTCAGATCCTATCACTAAAAAAATCTTGGACAATACCGGTGAAGGTATTGTCCTTTTTACACCTAAATACGACAACTCTCAGGAAATTATTGATTTTGAATATACCTATATCAATCAGCGTGCTGAAGAGCTGATGGGGCATAAGCGTCAGGAACTACTGGGTACCCTTTTTCTGGCTACGCCTGGAAATGTAGATTATAGCGATTATCTGAAAGCGTACAAAAAGGTAATGACTGGTGGTGATCCTTATCAGACAGAGCTTTACTATAGCGAAGAAGGCGTACAAAAGTGTTATAAGGTATCTGCCCACAAAATTGAATCTCATCTTCTTGTTCAGTTTGACGACATTTCTGGATTTATGGCAGTGGTGTCAGAAGAAAGCCGGAGCGAAAGCCTTTATCGTAGTCTTCTGAAAAGCTTACCCTATACGGATGCTATCCTGATAGATACTAAAATGAACGTGGTACTATCAGAAGGCAAACCTTTTAAAGTATTTGGGTACGAAAAGCCTCTGGAAGAAGAGAAAAGCTTAAAAGATTTTTTACCACCAGAGTATCAGAAGAAAATCCTGCCTCTTATTAGATTAGGGTTAGAGGGTGAAAGCTCCAAAGCAGAATATGACCAGGACGATGTGCTTTACAGAGTGCACACCATTCCCATGAAAGATGACAAAGGGCAAATATTTTCTACCCTTATTCTTACTGAAGATATTGGCATTTTTAACATTTCCAGTGGAGAGTTAAGAAACAAAATTTATGAGCTGGAGAATGCTAATCAGAGCCTTGAGCAGTTTGCTTATGTAGCTTCTCACGATTTGCAGGAGCCGCTTCGTAAAATTCGTGCTTTTGGCGACAGGCTCAAAACAAAGTATAGTGCTCAGCTAGATGAAACGGCCCAGGACTATATCAACCGTATGCAAAACGCTGCGAGTCGTATGCAAAAGCTGATAGACGATTTGCTCAAATACTCTCGTGTAGGTCGTTTTCAGGAGGCTTTTCAGGAGGTTGAGCTGTCTAAAGTTATACAAAGTGTATTGGGAGATCTGGAGTCCAGAATTGAAGACAGCCAAGCTGAGATAGACGTACAGGAGCTACCTAGCCTGGAGGGTGATGCAGGTATGTTAGAGCAATTGTTCACAAATCTGATTAGTAACGCTATTAAGTTTACCAAAAAAGATGCTTCACCTAAGGTAAGCATCTGGTACGAAACTCAGGAAGGAAACGAACCGGAAGAAACACAATACCAGATCTATGTAAAAGATAATGGTATCGGCTTTGACGAAAAATATCTTGGTAAAATATTCAATATTTTCCAGAGGCTTCATGGCCGAAACGAGTATGAAGGTACCGGCATAGGCCTGGCTATTTGCAGAAAAATAGTAGAGGCACACTCCGGCACCATAGATGCTAAAAGTACTTTAGGTGAAGGTGCTACCTTCATAGTAAGTTTACCACAGGTACAACCAACAATTTAAATTAATACACAATAATATATGGCTGACACGAATATTAAAACGATCACGATTCTGATGGCAGATGATGATCCGGATGATAGAATGCTGACTAAGGAGGCCCTTATGGAGAATAAGTTAGCCAATGATCTGCATTTTGTGGAAGATGGAGAAGAGCTTATGGATTATCTACATCAGAGAGGAAAATATAGCGAAGAGAATGCTCCACGCCCAGGTCTGATCCTTCTGGATTTAAATATGCCTAAAAAAGATGGTAGAGAAGCACTTACAGAAATAAAGGCCGACCCTAAACTTCGCCGTATACCCATCATCGTGCTAACAACCTCCAAAGCCGAGGAAGATATTTTGAAAAGCTATGACTTGGGTATCAGCTCATTCATTACTAAACCTGTAACATTTGAAGATTTGGTAGAGGTAGCCAGAGCTATTGGAAAATACTGGTTTGGGATTGTGGTATTACCTAATGATAAGTTTGAATGACAAACGAAATGCTGGGCGAGACTATAAACATATTGGTAATTGATGATGATGAGGATGATTTTGTCATTGTTAATGACTTTCTCTCTGATATAAAAACGAGTCTGTTTAAAGTAGACTGGGAGCCCAACTACCAAAAAGCGCAACAACTCATAGCGGAACAGTCTTACGATGTATATCTGATAGACTTTCGCCTTGGTGAAAGTAATGGTTTGGAACTGCTAAAAGAAGCAGTTTCTTACCAACCTGGCAGGCCGGTAATTATGCTGACCGGGCAGGGAGAGCCGGAGATTGATTTCAAAGCTATGCAGATTGGTGCGGCTGACTATCTGGTAAAAGATGCTATAGATGCCCAGAGTGTAGAAAGAAGTATTCGCTACGCACTAAGTAATGCTCATGCGGTTCAAAAGTTATACGAGCAGGAG
This window of the Porifericola rhodea genome carries:
- a CDS encoding gamma-glutamylcyclotransferase family protein, coding for MNYNVFVYGTLRQRGTNHHIIAQARCVEHRKKIYGYALYDYAQEYPFMVQAQPDEYVVGEVYEVNPELLNDLHILEDIANNLYKFIFLESEACYTYVKFDQEVSRLQKIKGGDWIKYIHNI
- a CDS encoding PAS domain-containing sensor histidine kinase is translated as MNSTFSFSDPITKKILDNTGEGIVLFTPKYDNSQEIIDFEYTYINQRAEELMGHKRQELLGTLFLATPGNVDYSDYLKAYKKVMTGGDPYQTELYYSEEGVQKCYKVSAHKIESHLLVQFDDISGFMAVVSEESRSESLYRSLLKSLPYTDAILIDTKMNVVLSEGKPFKVFGYEKPLEEEKSLKDFLPPEYQKKILPLIRLGLEGESSKAEYDQDDVLYRVHTIPMKDDKGQIFSTLILTEDIGIFNISSGELRNKIYELENANQSLEQFAYVASHDLQEPLRKIRAFGDRLKTKYSAQLDETAQDYINRMQNAASRMQKLIDDLLKYSRVGRFQEAFQEVELSKVIQSVLGDLESRIEDSQAEIDVQELPSLEGDAGMLEQLFTNLISNAIKFTKKDASPKVSIWYETQEGNEPEETQYQIYVKDNGIGFDEKYLGKIFNIFQRLHGRNEYEGTGIGLAICRKIVEAHSGTIDAKSTLGEGATFIVSLPQVQPTI
- a CDS encoding sigma-54-dependent transcriptional regulator, producing MAKKILIVDDDQDIRLLLDKFLSKKGYETKTASDSATAIDILKSHKCDLVLCDFKLPDLNGLELIQKIKVINPEAALLVITGYSDVKVAVQAIKLGAYDYVTKPLYPDEILMTIEQALNSKKNQNKPKKPKEKKFIIGDSPQANQVMKHIRLIAPTDMSVIIQGETGTGKEFVANEIHNLSKRKSAPFIAIDCGALPKDLAGSELFGHVKGAFTGALNDKEGSFETANGGTLFLDEIGNLSYENQVKLLRVIQERRIKKIGGTKDIPIDVRLIVATNENLVEAVKKGEFREDLYHRFNEFKIGLAPLRERSTDIKVFARHFLVNANNELGKDVKDFDPEVLAKMKDYYWHGNLRELYNVVKRSVLLAQTDMITLECLPEEIKSPVYFEQSEPVAGGGGASPDEPANLKSVSKIAEREAIISVLEKTGYNKTKAADVLNIDRKTLYNKMKSYNIDL
- a CDS encoding response regulator is translated as MKGKKILILDDEKEICFLLSALLKQMGYIPDQAYTIEEALGKFNQNQYDLVFLDLNLPDGLGYHLVPLIKKRLPRAKIIMISAHDGMLKQIQSEVEGIDYFIDKPFNKAKINEALGKIDMLKFASG
- a CDS encoding response regulator; protein product: MADTNIKTITILMADDDPDDRMLTKEALMENKLANDLHFVEDGEELMDYLHQRGKYSEENAPRPGLILLDLNMPKKDGREALTEIKADPKLRRIPIIVLTTSKAEEDILKSYDLGISSFITKPVTFEDLVEVARAIGKYWFGIVVLPNDKFE